A window from Marinagarivorans cellulosilyticus encodes these proteins:
- a CDS encoding helix-turn-helix domain-containing protein → MKMIMFNIHDLILFAVLATCALLAALTLNKTTPCHRSRHMLVAFFAMNSLIAIDTLFFWGEGVKPVVFSVSPWLTTIFSVAVFAFGPILFGLIRYELYGRHTVNWSFALHFMPALLTPLYLYWVCHRFPLDIQRELILNLNIYSTPDSYFAVFTSLKKLVPAIYGFMCLHLAFKAYSAFTPTTAASAANTSPLKTAITTRSEVIFLLYLTAGFTAIRLFVLLTHWSGLHFSSAISDAMGIAGNYLTLALLLGLVWLSLKFNVTNDKPAISTEKSDADEAQKLRELKHVIEQFIESEKPFLNSQLSLHRFAQHLGLPERQVSLAINKGFQKNFQEYINDLRVQEAMRLLRSPADHDKTVTEVATLSGFNSKASFNRLFKKYTEQTPTAFRAQI, encoded by the coding sequence ATGAAAATGATTATGTTCAACATTCATGACCTTATCCTTTTTGCTGTGCTGGCCACATGTGCGCTGCTTGCGGCGCTAACACTTAATAAAACTACCCCCTGCCATCGCTCCCGACATATGTTGGTGGCCTTTTTCGCCATGAATAGCCTTATTGCCATTGATACTTTATTTTTCTGGGGTGAAGGCGTGAAGCCCGTTGTGTTTAGTGTTTCCCCCTGGTTGACGACTATTTTCAGTGTTGCCGTATTTGCCTTTGGCCCAATACTGTTTGGTTTAATCCGCTACGAGCTATATGGGCGCCACACTGTTAACTGGTCCTTTGCACTGCATTTTATGCCCGCATTACTAACCCCACTCTATTTGTATTGGGTATGCCACCGCTTCCCTTTGGACATACAGCGGGAACTCATTTTGAACTTGAACATTTACAGCACGCCAGACTCGTACTTTGCGGTATTCACATCGCTAAAGAAGCTAGTGCCAGCCATTTACGGCTTTATGTGCCTGCACCTTGCATTCAAGGCTTATAGCGCATTCACCCCAACTACTGCAGCAAGCGCGGCTAATACTTCCCCACTTAAAACAGCAATAACAACACGCTCTGAGGTTATATTTTTACTGTATTTAACGGCAGGCTTTACCGCGATACGCTTATTTGTGTTGCTCACCCACTGGAGCGGCTTACATTTTTCTAGCGCGATTAGTGATGCGATGGGAATCGCTGGTAACTATTTAACGCTCGCGTTATTACTGGGCCTTGTGTGGCTAAGCTTAAAATTCAATGTAACAAACGACAAACCAGCCATAAGTACTGAGAAAAGTGACGCCGACGAAGCCCAAAAGCTAAGGGAATTGAAGCATGTAATAGAACAGTTTATTGAAAGTGAAAAACCATTCTTAAATAGCCAGCTAAGCTTGCATCGCTTTGCCCAGCATTTAGGCCTGCCAGAGCGTCAAGTTTCGCTGGCTATAAATAAAGGCTTTCAAAAAAACTTTCAGGAATATATTAATGACCTTCGTGTTCAGGAAGCCATGCGTCTACTGCGCAGCCCAGCAGACCACGATAAAACGGTTACTGAAGTGGCTACCCTGTCGGGCTTTAACAGTAAAGCCAGCTTTAATCGCTTATTTAAAAAATATACAGAACAAACCCCCACAGCCTTTAGGGCGCAAATATAG
- the uxuA gene encoding mannonate dehydratase has translation MQETWRWFGPSDSISLQKIAQAGATGIVSALHQVPTGALWQAEDIAQQKKQIEDAGLEWSVIESIPVHNDIKTRTGNFEAYIENYKQSVINAGNAGIKTICYNFMPVVDWTRTNLNYTLKNASQALRFEMTDFAAYDVYLLERPKAEQDYSSDVLARAKSRFSAMSNDEKILLEKNIIAGLPGGEGSYTRDTIRAAIQQFIALGTEQFRKHLFLFLQEIIPAAESVGVKMCIHPDDPPFSLFGLPRIVSTAEDARKLLNAVPSPSNGLTLCAGSYGARGDNNLTAMANEFGNRIYFVHLRNVKREQDGSFYEADHLDGDNDMVGLINALLCEERRRSSAGESDCSIPMRPDHGHLMADELNTEGVKPGYSYTGRMKGLAELRGVIHTLEVLHKHQHAL, from the coding sequence ATGCAAGAAACTTGGCGCTGGTTCGGCCCTAGTGATTCCATCAGTTTACAAAAAATCGCACAAGCAGGCGCCACGGGTATTGTTAGCGCATTGCACCAAGTGCCCACAGGGGCGCTATGGCAAGCAGAAGATATTGCACAACAAAAAAAGCAAATTGAAGACGCTGGGCTTGAGTGGTCGGTTATAGAAAGCATTCCGGTGCACAACGATATAAAAACGCGAACCGGTAATTTCGAGGCTTATATCGAAAACTACAAACAGTCCGTTATTAATGCGGGTAACGCAGGTATTAAAACCATCTGCTATAACTTTATGCCGGTAGTGGACTGGACGCGCACTAACCTAAACTACACGCTAAAAAACGCCAGCCAAGCCTTGCGCTTTGAAATGACCGACTTCGCCGCCTACGATGTGTATTTACTGGAACGACCAAAAGCTGAGCAAGATTATTCTAGCGATGTATTGGCCCGCGCCAAATCTCGCTTTAGTGCTATGAGTAACGACGAAAAGATTTTATTAGAAAAAAATATTATTGCCGGTTTACCTGGCGGCGAAGGCTCTTACACCCGCGATACCATTCGCGCAGCCATTCAACAATTTATAGCATTAGGCACCGAACAATTCCGCAAGCACTTATTTTTATTTTTACAAGAGATTATTCCCGCCGCTGAAAGCGTTGGCGTAAAAATGTGCATTCACCCAGACGATCCACCGTTTTCGTTATTTGGCTTGCCGCGCATTGTATCTACCGCCGAAGATGCGAGAAAACTGCTTAATGCCGTGCCAAGCCCCTCCAACGGTTTAACCTTATGCGCAGGCTCTTACGGTGCCCGTGGTGATAATAATTTAACCGCCATGGCCAACGAATTTGGCAACCGCATTTATTTTGTTCACTTGCGAAATGTAAAACGCGAACAAGATGGCTCCTTTTACGAAGCTGATCATTTAGATGGCGACAACGATATGGTCGGGCTTATTAACGCCTTACTGTGCGAAGAGCGACGAAGGTCAAGTGCAGGCGAAAGCGATTGCTCTATTCCTATGCGTCCAGACCACGGCCACTTAATGGCGGACGAGCTCAATACCGAAGGCGTAAAACCCGGCTATTCCTATACTGGCCGCATGAAAGGTTTAGCCGAGCTGCGTGGCGTTATTCATACACTCGAGGTATTACACAAACATCAGCACGCGCTTTAG
- a CDS encoding family 16 glycosylhydrolase, with protein MRRGVFSLKLFTLLASIIGAGWLTPAQAKPYKGAEIFVADPQLYGKFVIRMQAAKGSGVISNFFLWKDGSEMESIFWEEVDVEVFGKNNATSWQSNIITGLGSKDYSEDVHGDGNFADQYHTFTIEWTPNQVRWLVDGKVARTTAGGQAGDLVSPAQVRLNFWPPDNTAWVGPWNDNILPLHMFVNWVELYSYSNGQFELEWRDDFDYFDNGRWGKADWTFAENRADFSPNNAIVKNGYLILAMTREGQEGYNGTPPTDNGPIASSSTARSSSSSAASSNQTQSSIAVSSSSQAQSSSVTVASSLPASSSSSADSGVSLGAFNLWGLTWLLMLWAVAKVSKSRKP; from the coding sequence ATGAGGCGAGGTGTTTTCAGCTTAAAATTATTCACACTACTAGCATCAATTATTGGGGCGGGCTGGCTCACGCCGGCGCAGGCAAAGCCTTATAAAGGGGCAGAGATATTTGTCGCCGATCCACAGCTCTACGGTAAATTCGTGATACGCATGCAAGCGGCGAAAGGTAGCGGTGTAATTTCCAATTTCTTTTTATGGAAAGACGGGTCCGAAATGGAGTCTATTTTTTGGGAGGAAGTAGATGTTGAAGTTTTTGGCAAAAACAATGCGACCAGCTGGCAAAGTAATATTATTACCGGGCTTGGCTCAAAAGACTATTCCGAAGACGTTCATGGCGATGGTAACTTCGCTGATCAATACCACACATTTACCATCGAGTGGACACCCAACCAAGTGCGCTGGTTAGTCGATGGCAAGGTTGCACGCACCACCGCCGGCGGCCAAGCGGGTGACTTGGTAAGCCCCGCGCAAGTAAGGCTTAACTTTTGGCCACCAGACAACACGGCCTGGGTAGGCCCGTGGAACGACAACATTTTACCCCTGCATATGTTTGTAAACTGGGTCGAGCTTTACAGTTATTCCAACGGGCAATTTGAATTGGAATGGCGCGACGATTTTGATTACTTTGACAATGGCCGTTGGGGCAAAGCGGATTGGACCTTTGCTGAAAACCGAGCCGATTTTTCCCCCAATAATGCTATCGTAAAAAACGGCTATCTTATTCTGGCCATGACACGGGAAGGGCAAGAGGGTTACAACGGTACACCGCCAACCGATAACGGCCCTATCGCCAGCTCTTCCACTGCGCGCTCTTCGTCTAGCTCTGCGGCTTCTAGTAACCAAACGCAATCATCAATTGCCGTAAGTTCTAGCAGCCAAGCGCAATCATCAAGCGTAACGGTGGCAAGTTCTTTACCTGCAAGTAGCAGCTCATCAGCAGATAGCGGGGTTAGCCTTGGTGCATTTAACCTATGGGGATTAACTTGGCTATTAATGCTTTGGGCGGTAGCAAAAGTAAGCAAAAGCCGTAAGCCATAG
- a CDS encoding DUF805 domain-containing protein, with product MTQNIYETPNSDVSSDSGEAVSLTPKEILLSFKGRIRRATYWKYLLSMFVAIFVLMFLLATLGINEDAIAGVFVILYIPLIWASLAIQAKRWHDRDKSAWFILISLIPVIGPIWAFVENGCLAGTDGANRFGPPEA from the coding sequence GTGACACAAAATATATACGAGACACCAAATTCAGATGTTAGCAGCGATTCAGGTGAGGCCGTATCACTAACGCCCAAGGAAATTTTACTTTCTTTTAAGGGCCGCATTAGACGCGCAACTTACTGGAAATACCTGCTGAGCATGTTTGTAGCCATATTCGTGCTCATGTTTCTCTTGGCCACACTAGGTATTAACGAAGATGCTATCGCAGGAGTATTTGTTATTTTATACATCCCGCTAATATGGGCATCACTGGCTATTCAGGCAAAACGCTGGCACGACCGCGACAAGTCGGCTTGGTTTATTCTAATTTCACTTATTCCTGTGATTGGCCCTATCTGGGCATTCGTTGAAAACGGCTGCCTAGCCGGAACCGATGGCGCTAACCGTTTTGGGCCGCCAGAAGCTTAG
- a CDS encoding FadR/GntR family transcriptional regulator — translation MNLKPKNLNAQTIDALGQRIIEGHYKEGEKLPIEPELCDEYGVSRPIVREATKALVAKGLLVSKPKVGTIVQGKKRWNLLDSDVLSWVTQALPEGEFLDMLFEARLAIEPSAAALAVDKASQEDIEKIGSAFFDMKSAATIADSIEPDIRFHQAILDATHNDVIRYIGHTLHNALAVSISLTSWHEDIHKAALKRHEEVYKAIAARKRSAAEKAVRNLLLDSRQDFDKKFNDN, via the coding sequence ATGAACTTAAAACCCAAAAACTTGAATGCACAAACTATTGACGCGCTTGGACAACGGATTATTGAAGGCCACTATAAAGAAGGGGAAAAGCTCCCCATCGAGCCTGAGCTATGCGATGAGTATGGCGTAAGCCGGCCAATCGTCAGGGAGGCTACCAAGGCATTAGTTGCAAAAGGGCTGCTGGTATCAAAGCCGAAAGTCGGCACCATTGTACAAGGCAAGAAGCGTTGGAATTTACTGGATAGCGACGTATTAAGCTGGGTGACCCAAGCATTACCAGAAGGTGAATTTCTCGACATGCTATTTGAGGCACGGTTAGCGATAGAACCAAGCGCAGCAGCGCTAGCTGTGGACAAAGCCTCGCAAGAGGATATAGAGAAAATTGGCAGCGCGTTTTTCGATATGAAATCTGCCGCTACAATAGCCGACTCCATTGAACCAGACATCCGATTCCATCAAGCCATTCTGGATGCTACTCATAACGATGTCATTCGTTACATCGGGCATACGCTGCACAATGCTCTGGCGGTATCTATCAGTTTAACCTCGTGGCACGAAGACATTCATAAAGCCGCGCTAAAAAGGCACGAAGAGGTATACAAAGCTATTGCCGCCAGAAAAAGAAGCGCTGCCGAAAAAGCCGTGCGGAATTTACTGCTCGATTCAAGGCAAGACTTCGACAAAAAATTTAATGACAATTAA
- a CDS encoding transporter substrate-binding domain-containing protein: protein MLQPLYRFYCKAFWPLLLPVYVVWGLEPVIASQGQEKRAIFVKYANNQEDDYFKVRDQYFIDLLNLAAKYSDVKISLVPARMTNQVESRVVLSVEKGELDVHWLHTNAHLESELLPIRIPLYKGLIGWRLMLIRQEDRDLLKGIASVDALRQFPVLQSFDWPDTPILKASGFEVESSVDFRSLFRMLRYGRADMFPRSIVEIWGELDDQSGLDLMVDPYVTLHYPTAYYFFVAKGNKKLRDLLAQGLTRAIESGDFEQHFQKHFSAVIKKAKLTERTLISIKNPNLPALTPLDKKHLWFIPEKSTVKP, encoded by the coding sequence ATGTTACAGCCTCTATATCGCTTTTACTGCAAAGCTTTTTGGCCATTATTGCTGCCTGTGTATGTGGTATGGGGGCTAGAGCCTGTTATTGCGTCTCAAGGGCAAGAAAAGCGCGCTATTTTTGTAAAGTATGCTAATAACCAAGAAGATGATTATTTTAAAGTTAGAGATCAATATTTTATAGATTTACTCAATTTGGCGGCTAAATATTCAGACGTCAAAATCTCTTTAGTGCCTGCGAGGATGACCAATCAAGTCGAAAGTCGCGTTGTGCTAAGTGTAGAAAAGGGTGAGCTAGATGTGCATTGGTTACATACTAATGCACATCTAGAGTCGGAACTTCTGCCTATTCGCATCCCTTTATATAAAGGCCTAATTGGCTGGCGCTTAATGCTTATTCGCCAAGAGGATCGCGATTTGCTTAAAGGTATTGCTTCGGTGGATGCCTTAAGGCAGTTCCCAGTACTACAAAGTTTTGATTGGCCGGATACGCCTATTTTGAAAGCCAGTGGTTTTGAAGTTGAATCGTCAGTAGATTTTAGAAGCCTATTTCGTATGTTGCGCTACGGTCGAGCAGATATGTTTCCGCGTTCGATCGTGGAAATTTGGGGGGAACTTGATGATCAATCGGGCTTGGATTTAATGGTTGATCCATACGTTACCCTACATTACCCAACGGCGTATTACTTTTTTGTAGCTAAAGGCAACAAAAAACTACGCGACCTATTAGCGCAGGGCTTAACGCGGGCAATCGAAAGCGGAGACTTTGAGCAGCATTTTCAAAAACACTTTTCTGCAGTTATTAAAAAAGCAAAGCTCACAGAGCGTACTTTAATCTCAATTAAAAACCCAAACTTGCCAGCATTAACGCCCTTGGATAAAAAACATCTATGGTTTATTCCAGAGAAAAGCACCGTAAAACCATAA
- a CDS encoding NAD(P)-dependent oxidoreductase → MPLALSIIHSLENTVSNIAFLGLGNMGVRMCQHLLDAGHQVVVWNRTAARAKPLLSLGATMALTPKLAVANADVVFSMLRDDAASSEVWLHKQQGALMALKAEALAVECSTVSVGHFDKLVNRFEAYGRDIICAPVAGSLPQAEQKKLIFLVGASQAQLMRIQPLLNVMGAVVHHVGEGSSGVVLKLMVNSLLGVQVSLLAELLGFCEKFDVNPRKAMDILAQLPVVSPALASAAQGMLAKNFAPNFPIDLVAKDFKLLLADAGQAIKLPVTKSTGAVFTACCEKGGGDNITGVYKCYM, encoded by the coding sequence ATGCCGCTGGCGCTATCGATCATTCACTCGTTGGAGAATACCGTGAGTAATATTGCTTTTTTAGGCCTTGGAAATATGGGGGTAAGAATGTGCCAACACCTGCTAGATGCAGGGCATCAAGTAGTGGTTTGGAACCGCACGGCGGCTAGAGCCAAACCGTTGCTTTCGTTGGGGGCAACCATGGCGCTAACGCCAAAATTGGCAGTGGCAAATGCCGACGTTGTATTTTCAATGCTGCGCGATGACGCGGCCTCTAGCGAGGTGTGGTTACACAAGCAGCAAGGGGCTTTAATGGCTTTAAAAGCTGAAGCATTGGCCGTGGAGTGCTCTACAGTTTCTGTAGGCCACTTTGATAAATTGGTTAACAGGTTTGAGGCGTACGGGCGAGACATTATATGCGCGCCGGTAGCTGGGTCACTGCCGCAAGCCGAGCAGAAAAAGCTCATCTTTTTGGTTGGTGCTAGCCAAGCGCAATTGATGCGTATTCAGCCGTTACTTAATGTTATGGGGGCAGTTGTTCATCATGTTGGCGAGGGCAGCAGCGGTGTAGTGCTAAAGCTAATGGTAAATTCTTTGTTGGGTGTGCAGGTTTCGTTATTAGCAGAGTTGTTAGGCTTTTGCGAAAAATTCGATGTTAACCCGAGAAAAGCCATGGACATTCTCGCTCAATTACCGGTAGTAAGCCCTGCGCTTGCATCGGCGGCGCAAGGCATGCTGGCAAAAAACTTTGCGCCCAATTTTCCAATCGATTTAGTGGCAAAAGATTTTAAATTATTATTAGCCGATGCAGGGCAAGCCATTAAGCTACCGGTGACTAAAAGTACCGGTGCGGTATTTACGGCGTGCTGCGAAAAAGGTGGCGGGGATAATATTACAGGTGTTTATAAGTGCTATATGTAA
- a CDS encoding SDR family NAD(P)-dependent oxidoreductase yields the protein MNLTNCYPSLSGKVVFITGGATGIGANIVESFCRQQAKVCFIDIQDKAAAELISRMSAIDGAVLPCYYSCNLLNIDDLKQSVARAINAFGGIDVLINNAANDTRHDFRNIDEQYWDERINLNLRHYFFAIQAVYESMKLRGGGSIINMGSMSWHACQGGMTGYTTSKAGIEGVTRGLARDLAKDDIRINTITPGWVMTERQKKEWLDDEALTTIKRNQCLASPLTPENISAMALFLASDDSRMCTAQNFIVDGGWI from the coding sequence ATGAATTTAACAAACTGTTATCCAAGCCTTTCTGGCAAAGTCGTTTTTATTACTGGTGGGGCAACAGGAATAGGTGCGAACATCGTTGAGTCTTTTTGCCGGCAGCAGGCGAAAGTGTGCTTTATCGATATCCAGGACAAGGCCGCCGCCGAGTTGATTAGCCGCATGTCAGCTATTGATGGTGCGGTACTGCCTTGTTATTACTCGTGCAATTTACTTAATATTGATGATTTAAAGCAATCTGTCGCGCGAGCGATAAATGCTTTTGGCGGCATTGATGTTCTTATTAATAATGCCGCAAACGATACCCGGCATGATTTTCGAAATATTGATGAACAATACTGGGACGAGCGAATTAACTTAAACCTTCGGCATTATTTTTTTGCTATTCAAGCGGTTTACGAAAGTATGAAGCTTAGGGGGGGCGGATCTATTATCAATATGGGCTCTATGAGCTGGCATGCGTGTCAGGGCGGTATGACAGGCTATACAACATCCAAAGCAGGTATTGAGGGCGTAACTCGCGGCTTGGCGCGCGACCTTGCAAAAGATGATATTAGAATTAATACCATTACGCCGGGCTGGGTTATGACCGAACGACAAAAAAAAGAATGGCTAGATGACGAAGCATTAACCACAATAAAGCGAAATCAGTGTTTGGCTTCCCCATTAACGCCTGAAAATATTAGCGCAATGGCGCTTTTTTTAGCCAGCGATGACAGCCGTATGTGCACTGCGCAAAATTTTATTGTGGATGGCGGTTGGATCTAA
- a CDS encoding malectin domain-containing carbohydrate-binding protein, which yields MKQHGQHFFNPRLVFFMAAIIVAGCDGGVESSSEHSQSSTVNMPVSSLSSAQSSEESSHSAEHSSEISSEQSSSATVEESFVYAINAGSQQPARLGGIDYQPDRFASGGTTLAVTDSIMGAADSTLFQSERYGEYTYNIPVSNANYTIVLHFAELYHTSSGERSFDVNVEGRQELLEIDLFSLAGHDGAYNHRVEGIVVEDGNLTIELISRIDNATLSGFAIYSSNGGAYEEPPEPQCTQAQRMQPAVVNYDQAITNQAQKNPPSGAFGYAIEHATQTLPNHTIFRPALDGNTKIPIVAWGNGACSNVGTEQADFLLEVASHGYLVIANGGPFGSGSNDQHETELVKAIDWAIAENNRQCSQFYQKLDVEKIATMGWSCGGGMAHYAAVDPRVDTAVALNSGIAIFGDRFDYYPRFHSPLAIFNGDQSDVAYNPGLQQFDEVDNVPIYHANYPIGHGDAYFQDNGGEFGIIAVGWLNWMLKDDLSSSGKGMFIGDNCRLCRGPWNAKHKGFD from the coding sequence ATGAAACAACACGGGCAACACTTTTTTAACCCTAGGCTAGTATTTTTTATGGCCGCAATTATTGTTGCCGGTTGCGATGGAGGTGTAGAGTCTTCTTCCGAGCATAGCCAAAGCTCTACGGTAAATATGCCTGTTAGTTCGTTAAGCAGCGCACAAAGCAGTGAGGAATCTAGCCACTCTGCAGAGCATAGCTCTGAAATTAGCAGTGAGCAGTCCTCATCGGCGACGGTAGAGGAATCTTTTGTTTATGCGATAAATGCAGGGAGTCAACAACCTGCTCGCTTGGGTGGCATTGACTATCAGCCTGATCGGTTTGCATCTGGTGGTACCACGTTAGCTGTAACGGACTCAATAATGGGCGCCGCTGATAGTACTCTTTTCCAGTCAGAGCGTTACGGCGAATATACTTACAATATTCCTGTGTCAAATGCGAATTACACTATCGTTTTACATTTTGCAGAGCTTTACCACACCTCAAGCGGCGAACGCTCGTTTGACGTTAATGTTGAAGGTCGACAAGAATTATTAGAAATTGATTTGTTCAGTCTGGCTGGGCATGACGGCGCATATAACCACCGCGTTGAGGGAATCGTTGTTGAAGATGGAAACCTCACCATTGAATTAATTTCACGAATTGATAATGCCACGCTGAGCGGGTTTGCTATTTATTCTAGTAATGGTGGCGCTTATGAAGAGCCGCCAGAACCACAGTGCACACAGGCGCAAAGAATGCAGCCTGCAGTGGTTAATTATGATCAAGCTATTACAAATCAAGCTCAGAAGAACCCACCTTCCGGAGCCTTTGGTTACGCTATTGAGCATGCAACGCAAACTTTACCTAACCATACAATTTTTAGGCCGGCACTGGATGGTAATACAAAAATTCCAATTGTTGCTTGGGGGAATGGTGCTTGTTCAAACGTAGGTACGGAGCAAGCTGACTTTTTATTAGAAGTAGCATCGCATGGCTACCTTGTTATTGCTAACGGCGGGCCTTTTGGTTCTGGTAGTAATGATCAGCATGAAACCGAGCTTGTTAAAGCCATCGACTGGGCTATTGCAGAAAACAACCGCCAATGTAGTCAGTTTTATCAAAAGTTAGATGTTGAGAAAATCGCAACCATGGGGTGGTCTTGTGGTGGTGGCATGGCTCACTATGCAGCGGTAGATCCTCGTGTTGATACGGCAGTTGCTTTAAATAGCGGCATCGCTATTTTTGGTGATAGATTTGATTACTACCCTCGGTTTCATTCGCCGCTAGCCATATTTAATGGCGATCAAAGCGATGTTGCCTACAACCCCGGTCTTCAACAGTTTGACGAAGTCGATAATGTTCCCATTTACCACGCGAATTATCCCATTGGGCATGGTGATGCGTATTTTCAGGATAACGGTGGTGAGTTTGGCATTATTGCAGTGGGTTGGCTTAACTGGATGCTAAAAGATGATCTCTCCAGTTCTGGCAAAGGTATGTTTATCGGCGACAATTGCCGCTTATGCCGCGGGCCATGGAATGCTAAGCATAAAGGCTTTGATTAG
- a CDS encoding LysR family transcriptional regulator, translated as MSDLISQIKTFARVVEAGSFSSVAAEQNSSQPTISRQVAALEEHLGCRLFHRTTRSLSLTDDGHIFYQHALQSLESLKLAEDAVGKRKGKPSGTLRMSCAVVFGRLHIIPRLAQFMANNPNVAVDLRMNDQFSDLIEEGIDLSIRVGEVTDPNMVSRQIGTTRRIVVASKAYLAKAGTPQTPNDLRRHQCIVYSRLNAGANWRFNAPQGPINIPIQGRYTANNTEGVRTAIIQGLGIGYVPTWHFVDSELENGDLVALLQDWQPHPQPISAVYPCRHYLAPKVREMIDFLAAEFAADPMLQPAKYTTTPNHNAGVR; from the coding sequence ATGTCCGATTTAATATCCCAAATCAAAACCTTTGCGCGCGTTGTAGAAGCGGGCTCTTTCTCCAGCGTGGCGGCTGAGCAAAATAGTTCGCAGCCTACTATTTCTCGCCAAGTTGCAGCTCTGGAGGAACACCTCGGCTGTCGGCTTTTTCACCGCACCACCCGCTCGCTCTCGCTTACCGATGATGGCCATATTTTTTATCAGCACGCGCTACAAAGCCTAGAAAGCTTAAAGCTTGCCGAAGATGCTGTTGGCAAGCGCAAAGGTAAACCTAGCGGTACGCTGCGCATGTCTTGTGCGGTGGTTTTTGGCCGCTTACATATCATTCCTCGATTAGCGCAATTTATGGCCAACAACCCAAATGTTGCCGTTGATTTACGCATGAATGACCAATTCAGTGATTTAATCGAAGAGGGAATAGACTTGTCTATTCGAGTCGGGGAAGTTACCGACCCCAATATGGTCTCTCGCCAAATAGGCACCACACGCCGAATTGTTGTCGCTAGCAAAGCTTACCTAGCCAAGGCTGGCACACCTCAAACGCCCAACGACCTTCGCCGCCACCAATGCATTGTCTATAGCCGGTTAAATGCTGGCGCCAATTGGCGCTTCAATGCACCGCAAGGGCCCATTAACATTCCTATACAAGGCCGCTACACCGCAAACAATACAGAGGGTGTACGCACTGCAATTATTCAAGGGCTAGGTATTGGCTATGTTCCCACTTGGCACTTTGTGGATAGCGAATTAGAAAATGGTGATTTGGTCGCACTACTGCAAGACTGGCAACCACACCCCCAACCTATTAGCGCGGTTTATCCTTGCCGGCATTACTTAGCCCCTAAAGTACGCGAGATGATTGACTTCTTAGCCGCAGAGTTTGCAGCAGATCCTATGCTGCAACCAGCTAAATACACCACCACACCAAACCATAATGCGGGCGTTCGTTAA